GCTCGTATCTCCCTTCCAATTCTTCATCGGACCATCCTCATCACGGCACCTGATATTATGCCGCAAGATAACACATCATACGGCCAATTAGAAAAACTTATGGTTGGCTTGATAGAAAGGGGAGTATGCTCGAAGAAAAAAATTTCAATTCTCCATTCGGTAACGTTCGATGTGAGCGGTCTGTCCATATCACACTTTGGGGATAATCTGAAGCCAGAATGATATATTCAGGCCAAGATTAATTTCATTGAGCCGTCAGTATTATGCTCCCTAATATTCCTCTCATATCATAGGGAAGGCATGACCGACCTAGAGCTGATAATGGCTGAAGCGCCTACGATAAAGATTAAGGCAGTAAAGGAGCGCAAGGTAAGAGAGAAGAACAGGGAGAAGCGATCGAAGAAAGTTGAAATACAGAACCGGACCCAGCGTTCGGTGAACCCACGTCGAAGGTGACCCTCCTTTTCTTAAAGTACACCGCATTCCATTATCAGGCTATCTTACCTTCAATAGATCAACCGAATACCATTTAAACGCCTGGATAAGGCGGAATTGTTCAGGGTAAGCTGTTCAGTATCGCCGCTTCCACCCTGTTCGCTGCCGCCTCCAACTCATTGCTCAACCCCTCGCCGAAGTCCACGTTCTTCGGTTCGATCAGCACAAGAGCGATCTTCGCCCCGGTGAGCCTCTTCACATACTCGCAGAAGACCCTCAGAGGTAGCGTGTGGGTGGAGATGGAAGGAACGTTCATGACCTCCTCCGCCTCGTAGAGGTGAGCCTCTCCGGGACCGAGGCCCATAAGGGCAGCATCTACCAGGAGCACATGTGTCGGTCTGATCTCCACAATCTCGTCCACGAAGCTCTCGGGTACGGTCTCGCACTCGATGAGAGTTACCGTCGGCGACACCTTTCCCTGCAGGTCCGATACCACCTTGACGCCCACGAAATCATCTGAACGGATGGCGTTGCCGATGCCAGCGACCACCACTCTGCGAGCGTCGTTCAACCAGGAACGCAGCTCCTCCTCGACGTTCATGTCGTGCCTTTTCAAAAGCAGTTACCACCTCAAGAAAGATGAGAATGGGTTTGAGGCTACCGCGACACGGAGTCCAGCAGCTCCTTGTTGTGGTCGAAGAGCTTGACCTCCAATGGCATCTGCCCGACCGCGAAGTGAGTGGCGCAGCCGAAGCAGGGGTCGTAGGCCCGGAAGGCCATCTCCACCTTGTTCAGTATGGTCGCGTCCACCTTCCCCTCGTGTATCAGGCCCTTGGCCGCATCACGGATGCTGAGGCAGATCGACGGATAGTTGTTGGTGGTGGCGACGATCATGTTGACCTTTCGCATCAGGGCGTTCTCGTCCAGCTTGTAGTGGTGGACGAGCGTTCCCCGAGCGGCCTCCACGATGCCTATCCCCTCGCCCGGCTCTCCCACCGGATTGCGGACATAGGTGCTGGTGATCTCTGGATCGGTGGCCAGCTCCACAGCGCGTTCGGCCGCGTACAGCAGCTCGATCAGCCGGGCCCAGTGGAACACCAGGG
The nucleotide sequence above comes from Methanomassiliicoccus sp.. Encoded proteins:
- a CDS encoding hydrogenase 3 maturation endopeptidase HyCI; translated protein: MNVEEELRSWLNDARRVVVAGIGNAIRSDDFVGVKVVSDLQGKVSPTVTLIECETVPESFVDEIVEIRPTHVLLVDAALMGLGPGEAHLYEAEEVMNVPSISTHTLPLRVFCEYVKRLTGAKIALVLIEPKNVDFGEGLSNELEAAANRVEAAILNSLP